CCTTTTTATTGTAGTTAATCCCACTGCCAATATCAGAAATGATTTCAAATTGATAACCTTTTGCTAACATATAGGTTCTTACGTTTTCTATCTGTCTTTCAAGATCATCTTTTTGCTTATGGGAGGACACTCTACAATAACCTATGACTTTTTTGTTTAATTGCTTTTCTCCTTTAATACCTAAGAAGTGATTAAGTTGTTCTTGAGAATAATATCGATAACCACTAACTGACACGTGATCAGGCTTAAATTTTCCTTGTTTATCCCAATTTCGCAATGTATCCTTTGTTTTTCCAATTAACTTTGCAAATTGGCCTATTGAGTAGTATTTCAAATCTATCAACTCCTTATCCTAATTATACCAACTATAGTATAAAAAAGATAAAAAGTTTTATAGACTTTCATAATTGTTATTTAACTGTTATTACCCTTCTTCATATTTGTTCATCCATAATTTCATTCGTTCTTTAGTAAAATCCTCGGTCCAAATTGTCCCTTTACCAATATATTTCATCACATCTGGGTCAGAGGTCATTGAAATTAAGAAGTTCAAATATTTCAATGTGTATTTTCGAAAGATGAGACGATCAGTTTCTATCATTTTATATTTCTCCTTTTATTTTATAAAACAATGATGCTGTAAATATGCCTAATAACGTTCCAGAAATGGGTGAAACAACTAAGATTCCAATAGTATTATTGCTTGATGTGAATACAAGTTTTAAAATAGTAACTATCAAAGCAATGGATAGAACTATACTCCAGTATTTTAGTTTTTGATTTTGGCTAATGATTCTTTTTCTATGTACAATATTTTGTTTACGCAATAATTGGAAACATAGGAGGGTTAACAACACAAGACCCGATATAGATAATGTGTGCTGTAGTAACTTATATACAGACATCTCATTTATTATATTTGATAAGAAAGAAAATTTTAAAACAAAATACCCACTTGTATGTGTAAAAGCATCTATAAAAATATGAGAAAAGAAGCCAATAACTACTGAGGTTAAAAAAACAAGCCATTTTCGAAACGTATTTAACTGCCATGAATGGAACACTTGATAGGACCTCATATCTAAGTTATAGAAACTGGGTAAATGTAATGATAGGGTTTTAACTATTATTTTATGAAAAATGAAAGCAAATAAAATACTTAGAGGAATAGCCTGCACAATCAATCCTGTTAATGAGTGACCTATTGTTCGATAGGGTTCCAATGCTATGAAATACTCAAAATCAGGGGACATACTTCCTAGGACGAGACCCGTAACACAAAAATACTTTGGTTGAATCCATTTTAGTGGAATGGCATATAGTGGATGTGAGAAAGTGAATGGCATATTGATTCTCCTTTATTGGTATCTCCATTCCATCTAAGACATAAAGCTTTCTATAATCAGGTTTAATATTTTACCTATTTTTATGTGTGTTGTAAATGATTTTTACTATTATCCACATTATAACACTATAG
The window above is part of the Chengkuizengella sp. SCS-71B genome. Proteins encoded here:
- a CDS encoding DUF4184 family protein, coding for MPFTFSHPLYAIPLKWIQPKYFCVTGLVLGSMSPDFEYFIALEPYRTIGHSLTGLIVQAIPLSILFAFIFHKIIVKTLSLHLPSFYNLDMRSYQVFHSWQLNTFRKWLVFLTSVVIGFFSHIFIDAFTHTSGYFVLKFSFLSNIINEMSVYKLLQHTLSISGLVLLTLLCFQLLRKQNIVHRKRIISQNQKLKYWSIVLSIALIVTILKLVFTSSNNTIGILVVSPISGTLLGIFTASLFYKIKGEI
- a CDS encoding IS607 family transposase; its protein translation is MKYYSIGQFAKLIGKTKDTLRNWDKQGKFKPDHVSVSGYRYYSQEQLNHFLGIKGEKQLNKKVIGYCRVSSHKQKDDLERQIENVRTYMLAKGYQFEIISDIGSGINYNKKGLNQLIDKITNSEVEKVVILYKDRLIRFGFELIENLCDKYGTTIEIIDHTEKTEEQELVEDLIQIVTVFSCRLQGKRANKAKKMIKELVEDDPSQEN